gccacattcaaatgtaaagagttggggagcaacacataaAAAAAGTTCCTGTACTTAAACTACTCtcagtcatttatcaacagtgggcaaatttgccccatgggcagttacctgtagcaaccaatcagtgattagctttttaaaagccagctgcaagtagaataatgaatgaagcaatctgattggtcgccatgggttactgcccatgggcaaatttgcccagtgttgataaatgacccccactaagaTGTCTGTACATTGTCAAATCTTTATTATTGAAATAAGTAGACAGGTATGTTGTGATAAATACAGTTTAGGCTACCAATGGGGCAGTGGATTGGTATTTCTGTGTAATTTAGTCCTCAGGCTACAGAGATACAGGTGGCATTCACATGGTGGCATTAACATGGTGAATGCCACAAAGATATGGAGAACCCTTTAATGCATCAGCTGACCATTTCAGATCAAAGATTGCTGCATGATCTCTGTAGTGTAGTGATAGCAACCCACAGGCAAGGAGGGAGGCAGCCATGAACAATTACtgatctgcactgaaaaaaaaatcaaacgcTTTGCTTGCTGAAGTTTCTTAATAAGTAAGCCTGCTTCGCTATGGCAACCTGTAGCTCTGTTTCCAATTGTCCAATGGAAGCGGTGTTGGGAGGGCACTAGTGATGTGTATATTACTTTACCACCTGGAAAGTTCTCTCCGTCTGCTGTTTTCTGTGCATGCTCCGTTCCTCAATACTGTCCAGTGCACAGAATTGTGGTCTTGGTCTAAGTACCAGACCTCAGATTTATGGGAAACTGTGATAAGTCCACTTAGCTGCATTTTAGAAAGAATATAAGTGCTACATGAAAATGGATGCAAATTCAGGTGATTCACGAGTGCTTCAGGATTTATTAGTTAGGCATTTCTTATAAAAGAATGCCACATGATgggctttccttatcctttaaagcagaactaaccCAACTTAGGTACAACTTTAGTTACAAATCACTACACACATGCTCTCACAGcgttctctccttctgaagcctTCAGTTCATCTGTGCTGTGGCAGAGTGCCATTAACTGTTCTTCTCTACTCTAGGCTTCCCCTTCTCTGTCATATTTCCCTATTTACCCTATGCACTTCCTTCTTACCCTATTTACTTCACTTGTATAATTGTTGTATCCTCTAATACCTATCAACCTTTACTTTGgtatatccaaaaaaaacctctatttttATTAATAGCTAACTAGTCCCTGCACCATACCTTTATCCCAGAATAATGACAACCATAGATattttgtaatactaaaaaagcttttgttttgatgaatgagcatacagcatactatttgtcactttggtctctgaaattcacagctgtaactcttatgtttattgcctgaagaagcgggtctgagcccgtgaaacgcgttgtactgattggagttcgttaatgaattttgactgcttaattacagtcgttttgtgtctgcttggaggaggtaagtccactactgcctcctctgattaccaagctTTTGtttaactcgtttatatccttttattcttttggcgcctctgttctttttatacaatactctGTCATATCCAAGTACATTGTCCAGTCTTCATCCTGCTGTCTCCCTACAACCCATAGGCACTAAGGTACTAAACCCAATATCTAACTCCTCGTCAGGGCCACAGACTGCCTTGCTAGCTAACGGTTATTTGACCAGCTCTGGGGTGATCCTAACACTAAGCTCCTACTTACAGTAATCTTAGACAACGGCAGCCCCCTTTTCCGGTATGTCCACTTACGTGTACTGCCAACAGTTCTTCTTAGGTCAAAATAGAAAGTGCCCAGCTCAGACACTCCCTTTTATAGACTCCTGTAAATTCCCTGAAGGCCACCCTTATGGGTTGGCAGCACCTGCTTTATAAAAATTGCAGATGGGTCATGTCGAGGAGCTTTTTACCTTGACCCCATTATGGAATGCCACCTCTCTAATGACAGCTTGTCAAATTTCTGCCATGCCAATTCCATGTCATTGCCCTTGActagaaggtttttttaaagaaagaattcACTCAAATTGTTCACTTATGAAGGGCTTCCATTACGACTTCCATGACTTATACTGGTAAATACTCTTCTGAAGtttaaaagagcaaaaaattaaaagtgcGTATACCTAAAATCAAAGTAGAAaggggtgtaaaaaaaaaaaaaaaaaaaaaaaaaaaagggccaatAAGGTATAAACCCTTCTTATGCCTTCTGATTGCTGGGACTGAGTGGTTCATTTTTAGAGTCAAGGAATAGAATCCTTAGAACTGCTCTACAAGGGGGACTGGACTGACGACACTAGAAGACAGTTATGCACCACAGGATGGCTAACCTTTGGAGGAGGGATGTGTGGAAACATAAAAATCTAGGTGGTAAGATaaaaaggtgaatttttgaaagtTAGAAGACTGGAAAAACTCCATGATGACCTGTTCATACTGAGATCAAAAGGCTGGGACACAAATGGAAAGAACACGCTTCCTATATTTGAACTGGGGGTGCGCGGACTCTTCCATTTACTAGTCAGTTTTTATATCTTTGAAGCCCGGATATATAAAGGAGTTTATCTCAGCCGTGTCAGAGGGGGCAATTGCTGAGGCAATGGTATTCATCCCCATAGTTTTTGCTCAAGGGGCATAATTATCTGGAAACTTGAGATCCAAAGGACTTCAAAAAAACTGGAGATCCAAAGTATATCCTGTCGAGTTTAAATAAGTTTGTCAGATCTGCATTTTCCCAAATtggttaaataattaaaacagtaaAGTATGTCCTAGAACACATGGATACAAAAGTGTGCCAATGTATAGCGTGGGACATATCAAAGGTAGCCAGAAGGATGTTAAACAAATGAGTAGAACACTCCAAGTAGGATAAACACATGTACACTGCTTTAGTAGTTACATAAAAGACAAATAGATATTCACATTGCTTATGTTTTTCAGGTTCAGAGATGTTCCAAAAACATTTAGCCACAACAGTATATCTATTGGTCCCAATTACCATCACTCAATCAAAGGTTATCAATGACTTACATACTATACGAATGTAATCGAACAGTCGTTATAACAAGTtagccatttgtttttattttaaaaatatattatataagacTTCACATTTCAATTTGATTTTTACAACTAAAGGCAGTAGATGAAGTTTCCTTATTGTGTAGAAATACTGTGAGGTAATGAGCCACATAAGTGAGAATACAATAAAATGGAACAAATCagaccttttaaaggggaaaagatATTCATATTGTATATTGCATAATGTGACTACGTCTCAAGTTCCATGTTGAGATTTAGTGTGCTATGTTAGTAATTTGATGTTTTAACATCCTTTAAATGATGGTGAAAGACATATTAAGTTACGATTTTATTATGAAGTGCACAGAATAATAGGCATACAGCCCTTACAACATACTTAAAAAGACTAATTCTATCTAAATTGAAATTGTGTAATGGCCATGGTCCTTGTGCATAAAGATACAGTAACTTAATTGGGTAAGTACATGAAATAGCTGCATCCCTGAAGTGGACAAAAACTGCCAATGTAAACAAAACCAACAGTTAGTGATAACAAGACTTGTGATTAATTGGTCCACTGAGTACCCTTAAAAGGAACCGGAAAAACGAACAAATAAGTAAACTCACAAAAGGGAGAAATCAGTGAGTAGTACACTGTGCTGAGGACCAACTACAACTCTAAGTCATTTCCTCATTTTTGAGAAAAGTTCAAGCATAGCCTGATCTTCGTATCATTTATAATCACCAATGCCTCTAATCCACAAGCTGAAAAGTTATTGTGTACAAGTGCCATCCTTGGTTggagaacaaaaaaaatgacGGACGAGCAAAATATTAAATAGCAATGTGTGGAGGAGGGTAATGGTCCAAACAACATATTCCGATGTAACCTTAAATTACAGATCAAGTGGCAGACAGAACTTTTTGGACTGCAACAACAGCATCCATCTTCTTTTTGATCTTCAGAAAATGCCTTTTGAACTCCAGCCCATCACCCTTGAAAAGGAAACAGAACAAGAAAATAAAGGATTTACAGGAATGattaaaacagaaacaaatgtCAAATCAATGAAGGTGCAGATCTTCTTCAGTGCTCACAGGAATTCCTTGTGTTGCTTAAAACTGGGTATATGTATAGTAcacaaatatcaaaaaaaaaaaaaaaaaaaaaggctgtacAGCATATGTGCCCACACCAGGGCAGTGCTTGGGATACACTGGAGCATGGATGGTGGCAACACATAATGCATGAAACAAAACCTATGCatggtttttaaatatatatattcatatattctaGTGCTACTTTCTGCATACCATCCTACTTATGACcaaaaatcttaaaggaaaaatcaacctgtggggaaaaaaaaccctaccccaggtagccctccctcctccccccaggctaactaccccccaggGAGataccccatactccatacttacccctcggtgcagattctttcagcgaagttccacgtgtccatcttccggctcctcagTAAGAGAgaggcaatttccgtgtaattcgacacatgcgcagttgtcgcaaacaagcaaactgctccaactgcgcatacgcagaaatactgatctctcagccagcttacagaggagccggaagacgGACGCGTGGAACTTTGCTGGTAGAATCTGCGCCGggggggtaagtatggagtatggggcatttccccggttAAGAGTACTTTAACAACCAATATCTGTTCTacctttccttgtcatttaagtGTAGAAAAGGGATCTTTCAAAGAAAACTAGCCAGTAGCAATTGAAGTGACACCGGGGGGTTACTTTTTATGGAGATTTAAGAGTTGGCAAGGGATATAGTAAACATTTACCTTCAGTGAAGTCATGGAACCACCTCTGCTAAAGTAACCAACGGTATTACTACatggacattaaaaaaaaaaaacccacaacaatTGCAACACAATGCATTCTACCACCGATATCCCCaagactgaattttttttttactgtgtattaATATTTTAACTATACACTAACActtaggcagatttatcaaagtgtgaattcaGAACTCGGCAAAGAAAAACTCCATTACTAAATactttctaaaaatcccataggaatgaataaagagtttttctgtggtgagttctaaatttacactttgataaatctgcccctaaatctttcaGAACACAATTTATAAACAAGAGAAACGGGCAGACAAAGAGTTGACAATTAACGACATAGATGTTTTGCAATTTAAACACGACAGAAGACTCAAAGCATTCAATATACCTTAGAAAGTCTAAAATCTAACAGAATCCGGTCTTCCATTTCCACAAGGTTcaccttaaatattaatttattatttcttcTGTCAGTAGTTGATAGGGTCACCTGTTTTAGACACAAAGTAGTTAATCAGATGCACTCATGCAATTGCCTTGGTAATCAATAAACCAAATGTTCCAgcaccaaaaaaatattaaagcttTAAAGGCTTTGTTATGTTTATTGAACTAAGCTCAACAACCAATTAggctacatattttaaaaatattcagcaGTGCCTCTGAATATGATTAAAGTAGCAACTAATCTTTTCTGCCAATTCACAGCAAGTTATCACATGCTCCGTCAGTAACCTAAGCATAGGGAGCAACAGACAATATAAATTGTAAACACTAGggttcactaaaaaaaacaaaaaaaatcctgcaCTAAAGATATGGCTGAATTCCATAGCTACATATGAATGGTCATATTTGAAATCTGAGCAAAAGCTTGAATACAGAAATTCTTGAGTATTCTTCCATACAAACTTATTCACCTAGTAAGTGTgtgctgtttttttgtgaaaagtttGTGAAAATCAACTAAATAATGtgaaagtaatgaaaagatcTGAGCCAGGGAGTCCCTAATTAATAAATGGAGATGCAATGGAACtataatatttaacaaaaaatgacTTACAGGCAACACCATATAGGACCAGACTCACCAGCAGATGATAGCGCAATTAATCAATAATTAATTAGtccaaaatatgtattatttcttgagctaaacaaagCTCTGgaccttgcaaggtagataagtAAATTAAACAGTGTACAGATAAGAATTATTTTACTATGCAGCTAGATAATCTGTGCACTGGAATCAAataatctaccttgcaaggaccaaatacGAAGTAGCAACTTTCGGGTttagctaaaaaaataataaaaacatagtaTGCTCAGAACAAACCCTATTTCTTGTACAcatgttgaaaaggggtgtaCTGACCTTTTATGCAATGACTATTTCTGCAGCAGATCCACAGAGGCTGCGACTAAGCTGTTGCTACAGAAATGCCAGTTAGATAAAATACAAACTCACCTTCAGCACAAGATTCTACAAGACAATTCTTGACTTGAGTACAAGTCAAGTTCCCTTTTccttattctagggatgcaccgcatccagggttcagttcgggatttggccaggattcagccgaatccttctgcctggccaaacaaaatttgcatatgctaattaggggtggagagggaaatctcgtgactttttgtcacaaaaaagttAGCATATTAGCATTAGCATATTTTGTGCTGTTTGCTACAAATAAAGCTGTAGAGAGGCAACGGAttgatatgatttttttctttttctttttaataaattatctCTATATCTATTGTATGAGCATTTTCAAATTTACTGGGTTTTTAAAGGATCTATTCCGATGTCATAGCTTAACTGAATGAAGAGGGTACTTACCTCGTTAGCACAAGACTTCTTTAAAACATATCCCATCTTTTCACAAGTGTCCATCAAATTGCTATAAGAACTTTCGGCATTCACTTTTGTAAAGAACCTGGTCATCCTTTTGACCAAACGCTGCCAAACATTctatacaattgaaaaaaaaaaattagactaggttggttgaaaaatgtaaacttttttatatttatataactctGTAGATGAGTAAGCAGCCCTGCCTTAATGCACTACCCCAAAGGAGGCCTAAACCCTAAAAGCCATACAGTCAATGTATGTACATCATTACGTAAAGCAGTAAAGCTAGGAGTCCTAAAAGGACTATGGCACAAGTGGTGTTCTTATTCATAGTAAGAGAAGGTGAGCATATTCTGAAGTAAATGGGTGGAAACTATGTGGATTCCTGGCAATATCAAGTTTTCAATATCTCTGAAACTGCCATCCTTAGCTTCTGCCCTTCAATTGGGTTTAGCctcataaaaaaattgcattacatTTACTTAGGTACTAAAATCACAATAGAAAATTTCCAAAACCAGTAACATTTGCTAGATAAAACATATACGTTGTTctaatatttttcttaatttgtgCTAAACTAAGAGGAAGAACAAGTGGCTGAACCTCATTTGTACACTAAGGACCCATACCTGAGAGGAGCCTGGAGTACCAATCAACTGGCTGTTCAGCAGCATGTTGTCAGGACAGGCAGGCTGAGAGAAACTGATGCCTTTTCCTTGAACTAAATTGTTTATGTCAGAACTATTGCTGTCCCATGTTGCCAATGCAGTCCGTGGCTCTGGTTGCGTACTTGAAAGTGCAGTTTTCTCTTCGCTAAATACAAGAACAATAACAATGTATTAAATGTTAAAAGAGGAAAGCCACTAAGTGCATGCAAACAAAGCTAAACATTTACTAACCTAGGATCACCAGTCCTTCTGcatattatttctctttttatatttctaaatggtcagtctctttttttacattgagtAACTCATCAAATACTATGCTTAGTCTCAGCTATTTCATCTATACACATTCAGAATGACTATAATCAATGCCAACGAAACAACTTTCCCTAACATAGAGCTACTTTGTTCTATATATAATAGGGAGTGGAAGATATAAGCTTAGGCAAGGAAAATGGATGCATCAAattacaaaatactgtatgtgaaataTGTACATATAATGTGACAGAAAATAAGAGCATGTTATTAAAGTTTGtgtaaaatgttaaatggtaCAATAAGGAGTGTGTGTTGAAGGCATCCCTTTAAAACATtcagtatcattttaaaataGTTTCATACATTTTTAGGCTTGCTGTCTCAAGTATCACCAATCATGTACCAATCATATATACTTTATGTTTCTTAATAAGGAAGCTAACCTGTGAGAGAAGTGTGAAATATCTATATCTGATCGAATCTGCTTGCAAAGCACTGAAGAATCTGAAGAGCCTCCGGAGATAACGCGGCTTCTCTTAAGTCCTTTTCGGGAAAGACACAATTGTTTATAAAAAAGCATTAAGTATTTTTGCTTCATGGTCTGATGTGAAATCACAAGTTAATTTGAACAAACTATGTTAGAAGTATGAAGGAGAtgaaacttgaatgcaaaaagtGCACAAAACTGTCCATTTATAGATTTACCAAAACAAACCTTTTTTGATTATTTCTGTAAACCAACGGTCCTTCTTTATGTCTGGAATAGTGATTCTGCTTTGTGGATTTTCTGTTAACATTTTACCCAGCAATGCTAGAGAAAGTATAGACATTGGTCATGGTCATACAATggacaaaaaatgaaaactaaaattgTCCCTAAGGGAATAGTATGCAACTataacattttaatcaaatacttctCATCTCTGTAACTAGTAGCTTTAGGGCATCCCcataatataaaaagtacattCATCTATATTGaaaaccttatttatcaaagggtaaaatgGTATTCCTGAAATTATTAACCTGTTCCTGACTTTTTGCCAGAATTGTAAAATTTAAAGCAGTAAAATTCCACAGATTTGCATAGACATGAATCTTGCAGAGCTTTGCAATATTTGTAGAACTCAATAGATCAGTTTTTACAGACAAATAGTTACCAACCAGCACATATACTACATTGTACTTTATGGTAACAATGGATGTTCTAAAATATACAAGCCCAATATAAAACGGTTATTTTCTATTAAATAAGGCAAAGCGTCACTTACCAAGAGGGGTAGCACTAATTTTTTTCCATGGAGTGAGATAATGATTTTTTTCCTTCCAATCACAATACTCCTGGCATACTTCGTTTGGTTGATCCCATGGTAACTCTGAAAGATTTAAAAGGAACTGTACTTGAAAGAAGTAGTTAATATAGCAAACATTACAACTGTTTCCCATTCATAGAGGAGTGTATTTCATGGTAACCATTTCATTAAACTTTTTCCCTGTAACTAGTAAAATAAGTAGATATACCCATAAATACTTAAAATTGATTgcagcaaaacaaaatatatatatttaagtgttATGGCTTCTCCAACAATTTCAGtcattaaatgggtagttcacctttaaagtaacttttattatgttatagaacaaccaattctaagcaacttcaattggtttttaatatttattttttttatagttttttagtgatttgtcttttttttctgattctttgcagctttcaaatgggcatcgctgtccccttctaaaaaaaacaaatgctctgtaaggctacagatatattgttattgctacttttttgttactgatccttctattcagatttccagtctcttattcaaatcaatgcatggttgctagggtaatttgggtcctagttaccagactgcttaaaatgcaaattgaagagctgctgaataaaaaactaaataactcaaaaaccttcaataataaaaaattaaaacaaattgcaaattatctcagtatatcaccatctacatcatactaaaaagttctcaaaggtgaacaacccctttaacttatcAAAAATAAAGCCTATCACATCAAGAACAGATGCGCAATGAAATTT
This sequence is a window from Xenopus laevis strain J_2021 chromosome 7S, Xenopus_laevis_v10.1, whole genome shotgun sequence. Protein-coding genes within it:
- the chek1.S gene encoding serine/threonine-protein kinase Chk1, with protein sequence MAVPFVEDWDLVQTLGEGAYGEVQLAVNRKTEEAVAVKIVDMTRAADCPENIKKEICINRMLSHTNIVRFYGHRREGNIQYLFLEYCRGGELFDRIEPDVGMPEQDAQKFFQQLIAGVEYLHSIGITHRDIKPENLLLDERDQLKISDFGLATVFRHNGKERLLSKMCGTLPYVAPELIKSRAFHADPVDVWSCGIVLTAMLAGELPWDQPNEVCQEYCDWKEKNHYLTPWKKISATPLALLGKMLTENPQSRITIPDIKKDRWFTEIIKKGLKRSRVISGGSSDSSVLCKQIRSDIDISHFSHSEEKTALSSTQPEPRTALATWDSNSSDINNLVQGKGISFSQPACPDNMLLNSQLIGTPGSSQNVWQRLVKRMTRFFTKVNAESSYSNLMDTCEKMGYVLKKSCANEVTLSTTDRRNNKLIFKVNLVEMEDRILLDFRLSKGDGLEFKRHFLKIKKKMDAVVAVQKVLSAT